The following coding sequences are from one Triplophysa dalaica isolate WHDGS20190420 chromosome 12, ASM1584641v1, whole genome shotgun sequence window:
- the erfl3 gene encoding ETS domain-containing transcription factor ERF, with translation MKTPGDSGLAFPDWAYKPESSPGSRQIQLWHFILELLRKEEYHDVIAWQGDYGEFVIKDPDEVARLWGARKCKPQMNYDKLSRALRYYYNKRILHKTKGKRFTYKFNFNKLVLVNYPYIDMGSGGAPVPQSAPPVPTGPHFRFPSSTPSDMQVSDVLRSPSSEELRSPGIFSTSRRMGRGSVSDCSDGTSVNSEIEEGNGGAQEERVTERVAERGGGFRSAVHPRLSHEAMFRMYGGPGGHRGHRVSEVSGHRVHTEPLSPFTVSPLPGPGGSGLLAPPLSPALSMTPGSHLGYTPSPTMSPMPGSIFSFNPEDMQRYLQAHNQSVYNYHLSPRAFFHYPNIIIPHPQRLDKGMPGPQGCERGPAERPSVLNSHHSSLPPQHAHPVHPHLVEDQHHSSFKFKLQPPPLGRKQRDSQGRQGSLSSTSTSGLGSSLSFGSDLSSASGSGLVSNSSSTGSLNSAGLPKIKVEPISDIESEEEVEVTDISDEEVDERDEEFDVFPPRYLKHHHHQNHHPHSRKHHHPNGTDAHLDEDFEEDVFKAPAPPPFFIPPASVESRRLNAVVKSEPIETVEAPLPPGGLSQSQCIPLKLRFKRRWDQDQHMEEAEDKKVRGEEQRNGEAEESGNGSGEAESPPFPSHHRVSAELHRATAQLSLENKDC, from the exons ATGAAAACCCCGGGGGACTCGG GGTTAGCATTCCCAGACTGGGCCTATAAACCTGAGTCCAGTCCTGGCTCCAGACAGATCCAGCTGTGGCACTTTATCCTGGAGCTGCTGAGGAAGGAGGAGTATCATGATGTGATTGCCTGGCAGGGGGACTACGGGGAGTTTGTGATCAAAGACCCTGATGAGGTGGCCAGGCTATGGGGCGCCCGCAAGTGTAAGCCTCAGATGAACTATGACAAACTCAGCAGAGCTCTCAG GTATTACTACAACAAGAGGATTCTGCATAAAACTAAAGGAAAGCGCTTCACCTACAAGTTTAATTTCAACAAACTTGTTTTGGTCAACTATCCTTACATTGACATGGGGTCTGGAG GAGCTCCTGTTCCTCAGAGTGCCCCACCAGTGCCTACAGGTCCCCATTTCCGTTTTCCTTCATCGACTCCATCTGACATGCAGGTGTCGGATGTGCTGCGTTCCCCTAGCAGCGAGGAACTGCGCAGTCCCGGTATCTTCAGCACGTCCCGTCGCATGGGCCGTGGCTCCGTCTCCGACTGCAGTGACGGAACATCTGTCAACTCTGAGATCGAAGAAGGAAATGGAGGAGCTCAggaagagagagtgacagaAAGAGTGGCAGAGAGAGGAGGTGGTTTCAGGAGTGCCGTTCATCCACGTCTGTCTCACGAGGCTATGTTCAGAATGTACGGTGGACCCGGAGGTCACAGAGGTCACCGGGTGTCAGAGGTCTCCGGGCACAGGGTTCATACTGAGCCTCTCTCACCCTTCACTGTTTCGCCCCTGCCCGGTCCGGGAGGGTCAGGTCTGTTGGCGCCTCCTCTGTCCCCGGCGCTCTCCATGACCCCAGGCTCTCATCTGGGCTACACCCCGTCCCCAACCATGTCACCCATGCCTGGCTCCATCTTCTCCTTCAATCCAGAGGACATGCAGCGCTATCTGCAGGCTCACAACCAGAGCGTCTACAATTACCACCTGAGCCCTCGTGCCTTCTTTCATTACCCGAACATCATCATTCCTCACCCTCAACGGCTCGACAAAGGCATGCCCGGACCCCAGGGCTGCGAACGCGGCCCTGCCGAGAGACCCTCGGTGCTCAACAGCCATCACTCTAGCCTTCCCCCGCAACACGCTCACCCCGTTCACCCCCACCTGGTAGAGGACCAGCACCATTCCTCCTTCAAGTTCAAGCTACAGCCTCCACCGTTGGGCCGCAAGCAGCGTGACAGTCAGGGCAGACAGGGGTCGCTGTCCTCCACATCTACCTCTGGTCTGGGATCCTCCTTGTCATTTGGTAGTGACCTCAGCTCGGCCAGTGGATCAGGACTGGTGTCAAATTCCTCCTCAACTGGCTCGCTAAACAGCGCAGGGCTGCCTAAAATTAAG GTGGAGCCCATATCTGACATTGAATCAGAAGAGGAAGTTGAAGTGACTGACATCAGCGACGAGGAGGTTGATGAAAGAGATGAAGAGTTTGACGTTTTCCCACCGCGATATCTTAAACATCATCACCATCAAAATCACCATCCTCACAGCCGAAAGCACCATCACCCCAATGGCACTGACGCCCACCTAGATGAGGACTTTGAGGAGGACGTTTTCAAAGCTCCCGCCCCTCCACCCTTCTTCATCCCTCCTGCCTCAGTCGAAAGCCGCCGCCTGAATGCTGTCGTAAAGAGCGAACCCATAGAAACCGTGGAGGCACCGCTGCCGCCCGGTGGGCTTTCCCAGTCCCAGTGTATCCCGCTGAAGCTTAGGTTCAAGCGACGCTGGGACCAGGACCAGCACATGGAGGAGGCGGAAGACAAGAAAGTGAGAGGAGAAGAGCAGAGGAACGGAGAGGCGGAGGAGAGCGGGAATGGCAGTGGAGAGGCAGAGAGTCCGCCTTTTCCTTCTCACCACAGGGTTAGCGCTGAACTCCACCGTGCCACGGCGCAGCTGTCACTGGAAAATAAGGACTGCTGA